A genomic segment from Euleptes europaea isolate rEulEur1 chromosome 17, rEulEur1.hap1, whole genome shotgun sequence encodes:
- the LOC130488646 gene encoding collagen alpha-1(I) chain-like codes for MAHLADDFPPRPTEETPGADAGTYRSRGTGRGGGEVAAAAAAPGRRAVRAVATGMLLLLPPPPPGLSAPAPKGSPRSKGAASPPSTSGGGGEEGRRRRGGRGVGGAPDGSGGGSSARLARAAASPGPRRADRSAARGSAGRGCRQNPDRTPGCPAAPSADGRLGPRAPSSAQPAPSKPGAFPDVPGELRVSPGRPRGRSPVWAAGVAAPHVHALDARGGLLSRGPSPLNAPPPPASSKTWKRRELREDGRGGGGRPRGVPAKPHPRGSPAPHMRWGGGRRAPPPPGRLLSPLPSAETGPDRPCGVFARGVGAAPSGEPEGALGDPIASSRLDAGIDRCLLRTGSGSPPGRRQPRATTFSKAPPCLR; via the exons ACTTTCCTCCCCGCCCCACGGAAGAGACCCCCGGGGCGGACGCGGGCACCTACCGGAGCCGGGGGACCGGCCGAGGCGGGGGAgaggtcgccgccgccgccgccgctccgggCAGGCGGGCCGTGCGCGCTGTCGCAAcggggatgctgctgctgctgccgccgccgccgcccgggctcTCAGCACCTGCCCCGAAGGGGTCCCCGCGCAGCAAGGGGGCCGCCTCCCCGCCCAGcacatccgggggggggggagaggaggggcggcggcggcgggggggccgggGCGTCGGAGGGGCTCCAgacggcagcggcggcggctcttCCGCTCGCCTCGCCCGCGCAGCCGCCTCTCCAGGACCCAGACGGGCGGACCGCAGCGCAGCGCGCGGCTCGGCCGGCCGGGGCTGCAGGCAAAACCCGGACCGGACTCCGGGCTGCCCAGCGGCCCCCTCTGCCGACG ggcgGCTCGGCCCCCGCGCCCCGAGCAGCGCCCAGCCTGCTCCGAGCAAGCCCGGCGCCTTTCCCGACGTGCCCGGGGAGCTCCGGGTCTCCCCGGGAAGGCCGCGTGGTCGTTCCCCGGTCTGGGCGGCGGGGGTCGCCGCTCCCCACGTGCACGCCCTCGACGCGCGCGGAGGCTTGCTCTCCCGCGGCCCTTCCCCtttaaacgcccccccccctccagcgaGCAGCAAAACTTGGAAGCGGCGCGAGTTGCGGGAAgatggacggggggggggcgggcggcctCGGGGCGTCCCCG CGAAGCCCCACCCGCGAGGATCCCCGGCTCCCCACATGAGATGGGGCGGGGGccgcagagcccccccccctcccggccgTCTCCTGAGCCCGCTTCCGAGTGCGGAAACGGGCCCGGATCGCCCGTGCGGGGTGTTCGCGCGCGGGGTCGGCGCGGCCCCCTCGGGGGAGCCGGAGGGGGCGCTTGGCGACCCCATTGCTAGCAGCAGGCTCGACGCCGGGATCGACCGGTGCTTGCTGCGGACCGGATCGGGCTCTCCCCCGGGGAGGCGGCAGCCTCGCGCCACAACTTTTTCAAAGGCCCCCCCGTGCCTTCGATAG